In Gemmatimonadaceae bacterium, one DNA window encodes the following:
- a CDS encoding sodium:solute symporter family protein, giving the protein MRGVDWLIVIGYMVLTLALGVVLARKASGSMADFFVGGRNVKWWLAGTSMAATTFSIDTPLYVAGVVGTRGIAGNWEWWSYGLAHVIMIYMFARLWRRAEIVTDNELTELRYGGRPAATLRAVKGFLFAVVIGSIGAGYAMLAMVKVVDALQIFPGLGIDAGDATKLWSIIGISVIVLFYASAAGLWGVVATDFFQFFLALIGAIIVAVAAVNHVGGLGEMVSEAQRITEFDALAFTPFEFSRDGLISFSKTAGITASTFFAYVTVLWWAFRRSDGGGEFIQRLSSVPNERDAEKAAWFFNIMHYVVRTWPWIIVALVALVVYPDLEDRELGYPRLMLDFLPAGLLGLVVASLLAAFMSTMSTLINWSASYMTNDLYGRFIRPEATQKELVFAARVSSAIVTAIAGFAAFQADSIATVYRLILAVGTGPGLVLILRWYWWRINAWAELSAMLAGFIVGFLTSVDNPIYTLKIADFGMRLFVTAGVTLLVWVPIMLATKPESDEKLDAFYRRVRPGGPGWKRQRERTGEAPVQNLAADIQRVGAGVMILFGLMFATGALLLYRWTTLVAMLVMTVVGLLWLRRSGASSVAR; this is encoded by the coding sequence GTGCGCGGCGTTGACTGGCTCATAGTGATCGGCTACATGGTGCTGACGCTCGCGCTCGGCGTGGTCCTCGCGCGGAAAGCGTCGGGCAGCATGGCCGACTTCTTCGTCGGCGGGCGGAACGTAAAGTGGTGGCTCGCCGGGACGTCGATGGCTGCCACGACTTTCTCCATCGACACCCCGCTGTACGTGGCCGGCGTGGTCGGGACGCGCGGCATCGCCGGCAACTGGGAATGGTGGTCGTACGGGCTCGCGCACGTCATCATGATCTACATGTTCGCGCGTCTCTGGCGACGCGCGGAGATCGTGACCGACAACGAGCTGACGGAGCTGCGGTACGGCGGCCGTCCCGCCGCGACGTTGCGGGCCGTGAAGGGTTTTTTGTTCGCCGTCGTGATCGGCTCGATCGGAGCGGGCTACGCGATGCTGGCGATGGTCAAGGTCGTAGACGCGCTGCAGATCTTCCCAGGGCTCGGGATCGATGCGGGCGACGCCACCAAGCTGTGGTCGATAATCGGGATCAGCGTGATCGTGCTGTTCTACGCCAGCGCGGCCGGGCTGTGGGGCGTCGTGGCGACGGACTTCTTCCAGTTCTTCCTCGCGCTAATCGGCGCGATCATCGTCGCGGTCGCCGCCGTGAACCACGTCGGCGGGCTCGGCGAGATGGTCTCGGAAGCCCAGCGGATCACCGAGTTCGACGCGCTCGCGTTCACGCCATTCGAGTTCAGCCGGGACGGGTTGATCAGCTTCTCCAAGACGGCGGGGATCACGGCGAGCACCTTCTTCGCGTACGTGACCGTGCTGTGGTGGGCGTTCCGCCGGTCGGACGGCGGTGGGGAGTTCATCCAGCGGCTGTCCTCCGTTCCCAATGAGCGCGACGCGGAGAAGGCCGCGTGGTTCTTCAACATCATGCACTACGTGGTACGCACGTGGCCGTGGATCATCGTCGCGCTCGTCGCGCTGGTCGTGTACCCGGACCTGGAAGACCGTGAGCTCGGCTACCCGCGGCTGATGCTCGACTTCCTGCCGGCGGGATTGCTCGGGCTCGTGGTCGCCTCGCTGCTCGCGGCGTTCATGAGCACGATGTCGACGCTGATCAACTGGAGCGCGTCGTACATGACGAACGATCTGTACGGCCGGTTCATCCGTCCCGAGGCGACGCAGAAGGAGCTCGTGTTCGCCGCCCGCGTGTCGTCCGCGATCGTGACGGCGATCGCCGGATTCGCCGCGTTTCAGGCGGACAGCATCGCGACCGTGTATCGCCTGATTCTCGCCGTGGGCACGGGCCCCGGGCTCGTGCTCATTCTCCGCTGGTACTGGTGGCGCATCAACGCCTGGGCCGAGCTGTCGGCGATGCTGGCGGGATTCATCGTCGGGTTCCTCACGTCGGTGGACAACCCGATTTACACGCTGAAGATCGCGGATTTCGGCATGCGCCTGTTCGTGACGGCCGGCGTCACGCTGCTGGTGTGGGTGCCGATCATGCTCGCCACGAAACCGGAGAGCGACGAGAAGCTGGACGCGTTTTACCGCCGTGTGCGTCCCGGCGGACCGGGCTGGAAGCGGCAGCGCGAGCGCACGGGCGAGGCACCGGTGCAGAACCTGGCCGCCGACATCCAGCGCGTTGGCGCCGGCGTAATGATCCTGTTCGGTTTGATGTTCGCCACGGGCGCGCTCCTGCTGTACCGCTGGACGACGCTGGTGGCGATGCTGGTGATGACGGTGGTGGGGCTGCTCTGGCTCCGGCGGTCGGGCGCGAGCTCGGTGGCGAGATAG
- a CDS encoding N-acetylmuramoyl-L-alanine amidase produces the protein MLRLRVLPLLALAAACAPASRVPVPGPMPGRPPAPVNPSLPPIPLVTGPMEIKVVYPTPNSVVASRDSNFIFGSIGNGNAALFINGEPVPVWPNGAYLAFLPVPSRDMSRYDIVAVLGRDTSRLSHPIRLLPPPDTTTPVTPAQPQPVDTAVRYGILVGPTTVSNDTDRVVTGQPSPDPNIVRYFLFPGTVVRTQGTVGNETVVELESSVRFRVANSQIQEQPAGYEPPQAIGRDTIIPYAESVDLIVPALAPPAYYVRVDSSRLTVTLFGVTPFAPRTEGSRVIQDPLLRSISIAHGQGRTEYILDLSGPVFAYQPLFENGNFVLKVRRPPVIDPSAPLRGLRIAIDPGHPGLEGQAGGATGPTGLPEREAVVPVALRARDLLIERGAEVLLTKTEPEQAVDLNLRPTMARRANVHALVSIHYNAFPDGVNPFVNNGTSTYSFHAHSARLSQLVHEAMIRNMHLGDLGTRRANFAVVRPTWFPAVLTEAAFMMLPDQEHAMKTAEYQDAHARSIVEGLEQFFRELGASQSATVLPSKSSEPPPAVVAPPRADDGAGSRRSKICNALKDLVLRRRAGVSDAEQAGQCGEVSLHR, from the coding sequence ATGCTCAGACTGAGAGTTCTGCCGCTGCTCGCACTTGCGGCGGCATGCGCGCCCGCCTCCCGCGTTCCGGTTCCTGGTCCCATGCCCGGCCGCCCTCCGGCGCCCGTAAACCCGAGCCTTCCTCCGATCCCCCTCGTGACCGGGCCCATGGAGATCAAGGTGGTTTATCCGACGCCGAACTCCGTCGTCGCATCCCGCGACTCGAACTTCATCTTCGGCTCGATCGGTAACGGCAACGCGGCGCTCTTCATCAACGGCGAGCCCGTGCCTGTTTGGCCCAACGGAGCGTACCTGGCGTTCCTCCCCGTGCCTTCCCGCGACATGTCGCGGTACGACATCGTCGCGGTGCTCGGCCGCGATACCTCGCGACTGTCGCATCCCATCCGGCTGCTTCCTCCGCCGGACACGACGACTCCGGTGACGCCCGCTCAACCGCAGCCAGTCGATACGGCCGTGCGGTACGGCATTTTGGTGGGGCCGACGACCGTGTCGAACGATACCGACCGCGTGGTCACCGGCCAGCCGTCGCCGGATCCCAACATCGTGCGCTACTTCCTGTTCCCCGGGACGGTCGTGCGCACGCAAGGGACGGTCGGCAACGAGACCGTGGTGGAGCTGGAATCGTCAGTGAGGTTCCGCGTCGCCAACAGCCAGATCCAGGAGCAGCCGGCCGGGTACGAGCCGCCGCAGGCGATCGGCCGCGACACGATAATCCCATACGCCGAGTCGGTGGATCTGATAGTGCCCGCGCTGGCGCCTCCCGCTTACTACGTGCGGGTCGACAGCTCGCGGCTGACCGTCACGTTGTTCGGCGTGACGCCGTTCGCGCCGCGCACGGAGGGAAGCCGGGTCATCCAGGATCCGCTGTTGCGAAGCATCAGCATCGCGCATGGTCAGGGGCGGACCGAATACATCCTCGATCTGTCGGGCCCCGTGTTCGCGTATCAGCCCCTGTTCGAGAATGGCAACTTCGTTCTCAAGGTGAGACGGCCGCCGGTGATCGACCCGTCGGCGCCGCTGCGCGGCCTGCGGATCGCGATCGACCCCGGACATCCAGGGCTGGAAGGACAAGCCGGCGGCGCGACCGGCCCGACCGGACTGCCGGAGCGCGAGGCCGTCGTCCCGGTCGCGCTGCGCGCGCGGGATCTGCTGATCGAGCGTGGCGCGGAGGTGCTGCTGACCAAGACGGAGCCGGAGCAGGCCGTGGATCTGAATCTCCGTCCGACGATGGCGAGACGCGCGAACGTGCACGCGCTGGTGTCCATCCACTACAACGCGTTCCCCGACGGTGTGAATCCGTTCGTGAACAACGGCACGAGCACTTACTCCTTCCACGCGCACTCGGCGCGGCTGTCGCAGCTCGTGCACGAGGCCATGATCCGGAACATGCATCTCGGGGATCTCGGCACGCGCCGCGCGAACTTCGCGGTGGTGAGGCCGACGTGGTTCCCGGCTGTCCTGACGGAGGCGGCGTTCATGATGCTGCCGGACCAGGAGCACGCGATGAAGACGGCGGAGTATCAGGACGCGCACGCGCGCAGCATTGTGGAGGGTTTGGAGCAGTTCTTCCGCGAGCTCGGAGCATCACAATCCGCTACCGTGCTTCCGAGCAAGTCTTCTGAGCCGCCGCCGGCCGTCGTCGCCCCGCCTCGCGCCGACGATGGGGCGGGGAGCCGGCGCTCCAAGATCTGTAACGCTTTGAAAGATTTAGTGTTACGCCGCCGAGCCGGGGTGAGCGACGCGGAGCAGGCAGGGCAGTGCGGAGAAGTCTCTCTCCACCGTTGA
- a CDS encoding glycoside hydrolase family 3 N-terminal domain-containing protein, with protein sequence MSDARELLLPAIRWDADAGYDRERAVIEHALELAVGGFALFGGEAEEVAKLTSELRERSRIPLLIGSDLERGAGQQFQGATGLPPLAAIGSLDDVDAIRRAAAISAREARALGVNWIYAPVADVDLEPDNPIIGTRAFGGDVRRVARDVAVWIESCQKEGVLACAKHFPGHGRTTADSHATLPTVTLDAEELRATDLAPFRSAIAAGVASVMSAHISYPALDPSGAPATLSPRILGDILRGELGYEGLVVTDAMIMEGVLGEGEAIAAVRALRAGCDLLLYPTDLDAVAEAVQRALDDGELEVGRIRASAERRTAHARDAWQGPSDVSKLGEDRAWAEELAQRVIHGVRGALPGPLTAVELTVVDDDVGGPYPPPSREPFSSELKARGAAVREAEGSTGDDATAVIALFGDIRSWKGRPGYSAASLDAVRAAVARARDREQEIVIVQFSHPRLAASIEAAVPVVCAWGGESAMQRAAARWLTRSRK encoded by the coding sequence ATGAGCGACGCGCGCGAGCTGCTGCTCCCGGCTATCCGGTGGGACGCCGACGCCGGGTACGACAGGGAGCGGGCGGTGATCGAGCACGCGCTGGAGCTGGCCGTCGGGGGATTCGCGCTGTTCGGCGGCGAGGCCGAGGAAGTCGCCAAGCTGACCAGCGAGCTGCGGGAGCGGTCGAGAATTCCGCTGCTCATCGGCTCGGATCTCGAGCGCGGCGCCGGGCAGCAGTTCCAGGGCGCTACGGGATTGCCGCCGCTCGCGGCCATCGGCTCTCTCGACGACGTGGACGCCATTCGCCGCGCAGCCGCCATCAGCGCGCGGGAAGCGCGCGCGCTGGGGGTCAACTGGATCTACGCCCCCGTCGCCGACGTCGACCTCGAGCCCGACAATCCGATCATCGGAACGCGCGCGTTCGGCGGCGACGTGCGGAGAGTCGCGCGGGACGTGGCAGTGTGGATCGAGTCGTGTCAGAAGGAGGGCGTGCTGGCGTGCGCCAAGCACTTTCCCGGACACGGCCGCACCACCGCCGACTCGCACGCGACGCTGCCTACCGTGACCCTGGACGCGGAGGAGCTGCGCGCCACCGACCTCGCGCCGTTCCGCTCCGCGATCGCGGCGGGAGTGGCGAGCGTGATGTCGGCCCATATCTCGTATCCCGCGCTGGATCCTTCAGGCGCTCCGGCCACTCTGTCGCCGCGAATACTCGGCGACATCCTTCGCGGCGAGCTCGGCTACGAGGGTCTCGTCGTCACCGACGCGATGATCATGGAGGGCGTGCTCGGAGAGGGTGAAGCGATAGCCGCAGTTCGCGCGCTCCGCGCCGGGTGCGATTTGCTGCTGTACCCAACCGACCTCGACGCGGTGGCCGAGGCGGTGCAGCGCGCGCTCGACGACGGCGAGCTGGAGGTCGGGCGGATACGCGCATCGGCGGAGCGCAGGACGGCACACGCGCGCGACGCGTGGCAGGGGCCGTCCGACGTCTCGAAACTGGGCGAGGACCGCGCGTGGGCCGAGGAGCTGGCGCAGCGGGTGATCCACGGGGTGCGCGGCGCGCTGCCGGGCCCGCTGACCGCCGTGGAGCTGACCGTGGTGGACGACGACGTCGGGGGGCCGTATCCGCCGCCCTCCCGCGAGCCGTTCTCGTCGGAGCTTAAGGCGCGCGGCGCCGCGGTGCGCGAAGCGGAAGGAAGCACCGGCGACGACGCCACGGCGGTCATCGCGCTGTTCGGCGACATCCGGTCGTGGAAGGGCCGGCCGGGTTATTCCGCGGCATCGCTCGACGCCGTTCGCGCCGCCGTCGCCCGCGCCCGCGACCGCGAGCAGGAAATCGTGATCGTGCAGTTCAGTCATCCCAGACTCGCGGCGTCCATCGAAGCCGCCGTGCCCGTCGTCTGCGCATGGGGCGGAGAGTCCGCCATGCAGCGCGCGGCTGCGCGCTGGCTGACCAGAAGCCGGAAATGA
- the murQ gene encoding N-acetylmuramic acid 6-phosphate etherase, which produces MSLDPRETERRNPRTAEIDLAGPLEIVDLINAEDRSVPDAVAGQREAIARAIEIAEQSFRAGGRLIYVGAGTSGRLGVLDASEIPPTFGAPPELVQGIIAGGPPALTRSQEGAEDVVGNGAKEIDARAVGPNDFVLGIAASGTTPYVRAALVRARERGAKTGILSCSNIPGDFTEAVDVVILPIVGPEVVTGSTRMKAGTATKLVLNTITTGAMIRLGKTFGNLMVDLRATNDKLRDRSERIVMEVCVVTREAAREILNAAGGSVKLAIVMHKLGVSRPDAERALEQVGGVIRKVVPGPPPPVG; this is translated from the coding sequence GTGAGCCTTGATCCGCGCGAAACCGAGCGGCGTAATCCGCGTACCGCGGAGATAGATCTCGCCGGTCCGTTGGAGATCGTCGATCTAATAAACGCCGAAGACCGATCCGTTCCCGACGCCGTCGCCGGCCAGCGGGAAGCGATCGCGCGGGCCATCGAGATCGCCGAGCAGTCCTTCCGCGCGGGCGGCCGCCTCATCTACGTGGGCGCGGGCACCTCCGGCCGCCTCGGCGTGCTCGACGCCAGCGAGATCCCGCCCACTTTCGGCGCGCCACCCGAGCTGGTCCAGGGCATCATCGCGGGCGGCCCGCCCGCCTTGACGAGATCGCAGGAAGGCGCCGAGGACGTCGTCGGGAACGGAGCGAAGGAGATAGATGCGCGCGCGGTGGGGCCGAACGACTTCGTGCTCGGCATCGCGGCGTCGGGGACCACGCCGTACGTGCGGGCCGCGCTGGTGCGCGCGCGCGAGCGCGGCGCGAAGACCGGCATTCTGTCGTGCTCCAACATTCCTGGCGATTTCACCGAGGCGGTGGATGTGGTGATCCTGCCGATCGTCGGACCGGAGGTGGTGACCGGGTCGACGCGCATGAAGGCGGGGACGGCGACCAAGCTGGTGCTGAACACGATCACCACCGGCGCGATGATCCGGCTCGGCAAGACTTTCGGAAACCTCATGGTGGATCTGCGCGCGACCAACGACAAGCTGCGCGACCGGAGCGAGCGGATCGTGATGGAAGTGTGCGTCGTCACGCGCGAGGCCGCGCGCGAGATCCTGAACGCGGCGGGCGGCAGCGTGAAGCTGGCGATCGTCATGCACAAGCTCGGCGTATCGCGCCCGGACGCGGAGCGGGCGCTGGAGCAGGTCGGCGGGGTCATCCGAAAAGTGGTGCCCGGTCCGCCGCCACCGGTCGGCTGA
- a CDS encoding gamma-glutamyltransferase family protein encodes MLVASCVFFAVGCHGLPRGSAAGSGDFEPGWNLGASATAAFGQHGMVASNDSLATAVGVEILRRGGNAVDAAVAVASALAVTHPEAGNIGGGGFMLVRLADGSTAALDFRERAPAAATRAMFSQPGVPPGASTRSHLASGVPSAVAGMLAALERFGSVSREQAIAPAIALARNGFIVDTTFSRTIAGQRARIAPHAGAAAFYRGPIAELIVAEMRRGGGLITAENLATYRERWRAPLETTYRGHTVIGMPPPASGGIAVAASLNILEAFGDLPPFGTAQRAHLLLAAFQRAFIDRNELIGDPDAAPIPTELLTSKAYARRLARTIDPARATTTRAARAAVREGNETTHIAVADSFGNVVSLTTTINDIYGSGVFVEGAGFFLNDEMDDFAARPGAVNADGIMAAEANAIAPGKVMMSSMAPTIVLDPDGRVLLVIGSRGGPRIITSVVQLIVNVVDHRMRLLDAMRAPRVHHVVSPDSVWFERGFAPAVLDSLGAMGYKLKPIRTDTLPYIGRVIAVARRGNGWEGVVDPRYSGSAAGH; translated from the coding sequence ATGCTCGTCGCTTCCTGCGTTTTTTTTGCGGTCGGATGCCACGGACTTCCCCGCGGGAGCGCCGCGGGCAGCGGAGACTTCGAGCCCGGCTGGAATCTCGGCGCGAGTGCCACCGCGGCATTCGGCCAACACGGCATGGTCGCGAGCAACGACTCGCTGGCTACCGCCGTCGGAGTGGAGATCCTGCGGCGCGGCGGGAACGCCGTGGACGCCGCGGTCGCGGTCGCCTCCGCACTGGCGGTGACACACCCCGAGGCCGGCAACATCGGCGGCGGCGGGTTCATGCTCGTCCGGCTGGCGGACGGCAGCACGGCTGCGCTCGATTTTCGCGAGCGCGCGCCGGCGGCGGCCACGCGCGCCATGTTCTCCCAGCCGGGAGTGCCCCCGGGCGCGAGCACCCGCAGTCATCTCGCTTCAGGTGTTCCGAGTGCCGTCGCGGGAATGCTCGCGGCGCTGGAGCGGTTCGGGTCGGTGAGCCGGGAGCAAGCGATCGCGCCGGCGATAGCGCTCGCGCGTAACGGCTTCATCGTGGACACCACGTTCAGCCGTACGATCGCCGGGCAGCGCGCGCGGATCGCGCCGCACGCCGGCGCCGCGGCGTTTTACCGGGGACCGATCGCGGAGCTGATCGTCGCGGAGATGCGCCGGGGAGGCGGGCTCATCACGGCCGAAAATCTTGCGACCTACCGTGAGCGCTGGCGCGCACCGCTGGAGACTACCTACCGCGGACATACCGTGATCGGCATGCCGCCGCCGGCCTCGGGTGGAATCGCGGTCGCGGCGTCGCTCAACATCCTCGAGGCGTTCGGCGACCTGCCGCCCTTCGGGACGGCGCAGCGCGCGCACCTGCTGCTCGCGGCATTTCAGCGGGCCTTCATCGACCGGAACGAGCTGATCGGCGACCCGGACGCCGCGCCGATCCCCACCGAGCTGCTGACCAGCAAGGCATACGCCCGGCGGCTCGCGCGCACGATTGATCCTGCCCGGGCAACGACCACGCGCGCGGCCCGTGCCGCGGTGCGCGAGGGCAACGAGACTACACACATCGCGGTCGCCGACAGCTTCGGCAACGTCGTCTCGCTGACGACGACGATCAACGACATCTACGGCTCCGGCGTGTTCGTCGAGGGCGCGGGCTTCTTTCTCAACGACGAGATGGACGACTTCGCTGCCCGCCCCGGCGCCGTGAACGCGGACGGGATCATGGCCGCGGAAGCCAACGCGATAGCGCCCGGGAAGGTGATGATGAGCTCGATGGCTCCCACCATCGTGCTCGACCCCGACGGCCGCGTGCTGCTGGTAATCGGATCGCGCGGGGGCCCGCGCATCATCACCAGCGTGGTGCAGCTCATCGTGAACGTGGTGGATCACCGGATGAGGCTGCTCGACGCCATGCGCGCGCCGCGCGTGCATCACGTCGTGAGTCCCGACTCCGTCTGGTTCGAGCGGGGGTTCGCGCCGGCCGTGCTCGACTCACTCGGCGCCATGGGCTACAAGCTGAAGCCGATTCGCACCGACACGCTGCCCTACATCGGCCGTGTGATCGCCGTGGCGCGCCGTGGCAACGGCTGGGAAGGAGTGGTGGACCCGCGCTATTCAGGGAGCGCGGCGGGACACTGA
- a CDS encoding anhydro-N-acetylmuramic acid kinase produces MPERRPLVLVGLMSGTSLDGISAAVVRFSEGPASRIESDLLAFTSTPYSPEQRQRLGAALHGTNPAEYCRLNFELGEWLAAAAVTAIAEAGIARADIAGIASHGQTVWHEPGHSTWQFGESSVIAERTGLDVISDFRVRDVAAAGQGAPLVPIADALLFSSDTGWRALQNLGGIGNVTVVPPGGELTGVRAFDTGPGCAVIDGVVRKLFPELPFDRDGAIAARGKPVDSIVTRLLQDPYFSAPPPKSTGRELFSIPYIEQLIEDCRAAGASDEDVVATAVALTARSVADSYRRFMPEPVEEVLVSGGGAKNPTLVAAITSAVAPLRVTDFNKAYFDGEAKEAVAFALLGYLHLMRIPANVPTATGARGRRILGKLTPA; encoded by the coding sequence ATGCCGGAACGCCGTCCGCTCGTGCTCGTCGGCCTCATGTCCGGCACGTCGCTGGACGGGATCTCGGCGGCCGTCGTGCGGTTCTCGGAAGGGCCCGCCTCGCGAATCGAGTCGGATCTGCTGGCCTTCACTTCCACCCCGTATTCGCCCGAGCAGCGGCAACGGCTCGGCGCCGCTCTGCACGGGACGAATCCCGCGGAGTACTGCAGGCTGAACTTCGAGCTGGGCGAGTGGCTGGCCGCGGCGGCCGTGACGGCGATAGCGGAGGCCGGCATCGCGCGCGCGGACATCGCGGGCATCGCGTCGCATGGCCAGACCGTGTGGCACGAGCCCGGACATTCCACGTGGCAGTTCGGCGAATCGTCGGTGATCGCGGAGCGGACGGGCCTGGACGTGATCAGCGACTTCCGGGTGCGCGACGTCGCGGCGGCGGGGCAGGGCGCGCCGCTGGTGCCGATAGCCGACGCGCTGCTGTTCTCCTCCGACACCGGCTGGCGCGCGCTGCAGAACCTGGGCGGAATCGGCAACGTCACGGTCGTTCCTCCCGGCGGTGAGCTGACCGGCGTGCGCGCATTCGACACGGGGCCGGGCTGCGCGGTGATAGACGGCGTCGTGCGCAAGCTGTTCCCGGAGCTGCCGTTCGATCGCGATGGCGCGATCGCCGCGCGGGGCAAGCCGGTGGACTCGATCGTGACCCGCCTGCTCCAGGACCCGTATTTCAGCGCCCCGCCCCCGAAATCCACCGGGCGCGAGCTGTTCAGCATTCCGTACATCGAGCAGCTGATCGAGGATTGCCGCGCGGCGGGCGCGAGTGACGAGGACGTCGTCGCGACCGCGGTGGCGCTGACCGCGCGCAGCGTGGCCGATTCGTATCGCCGGTTCATGCCCGAGCCGGTCGAGGAGGTGCTCGTCTCGGGCGGGGGGGCGAAGAACCCGACGCTGGTGGCCGCGATAACGTCCGCCGTGGCGCCGCTGCGTGTGACCGATTTCAACAAGGCGTACTTCGACGGGGAAGCAAAGGAGGCCGTGGCATTCGCGTTGCTTGGGTATCTCCACCTCATGCGGATCCCGGCGAACGTTCCGACCGCCACAGGAGCCCGAGGCCGGCGCATCCTGGGCAAGCTCACGCCCGCATGA